One window of the Candidatus Chryseobacterium colombiense genome contains the following:
- a CDS encoding WG repeat-containing protein: MKNQNFKRSATGPFYKAALMLFVFFSHFMFAQYQKIYKYDEYNKDWALVKTSSGTFGFIDKQKKLIVQPIYSKIEKFGVLDNNFALVKSISDGYGLIDKSGKERVPAIYSKIEKFDAIKKDCALVKSRSDLYGFVDRTGKEIIPATYTLEEIKAKFQ; encoded by the coding sequence ATGAAAAATCAGAACTTCAAAAGATCCGCAACTGGGCCATTCTATAAAGCAGCCCTCATGCTATTTGTTTTCTTCAGCCATTTTATGTTTGCTCAATATCAAAAAATTTATAAATATGATGAATACAACAAGGATTGGGCATTAGTAAAAACATCTTCTGGAACTTTTGGTTTTATTGACAAACAAAAAAAGCTGATTGTACAGCCTATTTATTCCAAAATTGAAAAATTTGGAGTTTTGGATAATAATTTTGCTTTGGTTAAATCAATATCTGATGGGTATGGATTGATTGATAAATCAGGAAAAGAAAGAGTTCCTGCCATCTATTCTAAAATAGAAAAATTTGATGCCATCAAAAAAGATTGTGCTTTGGTTAAATCAAGATCAGATCTTTATGGTTTCGTGGACAGAACGGGAAAAGAAATAATACCTGCTACTTATACTTTGGAAGAAATAAAGGCAAAGTTTCAATAG